One Malassezia restricta chromosome VI, complete sequence genomic region harbors:
- a CDS encoding ribonuclease P/MRP protein subunit POP3 — protein MVAQVHTKQHTQRHKANRDRPHGKDAKLIASMASGEKLSQRKRVFRPVLTSPFAVSWPRIPKADGDTVLHTLLEILCDEDGKRPQKSDPAYVVGVNAVSRQLESHIHTVRQNIPLDRSCLPRYLFVCVADMDPPVLVSHLPMLTGAYNAMCAGKLASSSDETVPTLWHPSERQAFCIPAVVLVPLPQGAEFLLSTALRVRRLSALMTTTALRGDQQDRLCTRIKQVLGPDTWQHGFRVPWLDQAGGLLPPHIKHVASSAPVTKGKKNAAQGRKPREHTPKV, from the coding sequence ATGGTCGCTCAGGTACACACCAAACAGCACACACAGCGGCACAAGGCGAATCGTGACCGTCCACATGGAAAAGATGCGAAACTCATAGCCTCTATGGCTTCTGGCGAGAAATTGTCCCAACGAAAGCGCGTGTTTCGGCCAGTGCTTACTTCACCGTTTGCCGTGTCCTGGCCCCGTATACCCAAAGCCGACGGTGACACCGTCCTACACACACTCCTAGAGATACTCTGCGATGAAGATGGAAAAAGGCCACAAAAATCTGACCCTGCGTACGTTGTAGGTGTGAATGCAGTTTCGCGCCAACTCGAGTCTCACATTCATACTGTGCGGCAAAACATCCCCCTGGATCGCTCGTGCCTGCCTCGGTATTTATTCGTATGCGTGGCCGACATGGATCCACCCGTCCTCGTATCTCATTTGCCCATGCTGACCGGTGCCTACAATGCTATGTGTGCGGGAAAGCTTGCTAGCTCGAGCGACGAGACGGTTCCAACTCTGTGGCATCCATCGGAACGACAGGCTTTTTGCATACCCGCTGTAGTGCTGGTGCCTCTGCCACAAGGAGCCGAGTTTCTGCTGTCTACAGCATTGCGCGTGCGGCGTCTATCTGCGCTCATGACCACGACGGCCCTGCGTGGCGATCAGCAAGACCGCCTATGCACACGCATCAAACAGGTTTTGGGCCCAGACACGTGGCAGCATGGCTTCCGCGTGCCTTGGCTGGACCAAGCAGGGGGCCTGCTCCCTCCGCACATTAAGCACGTGGCATCCAGCGCACCCGTCACCAAGGGGAAAAAGAATGCCGCCCAAGGACGCAAGCCTCGCGAACACACTCCCAAGGTCTAG
- a CDS encoding transcription factor, producing MGRKKINIQPIQSDRNRKTTYIKRKAGLFKKAHELAVLTNSDVAVLVFGPNGKLAEFCSGEIEELLLRYTEHHGTIERRGREHFTRMGHESPCHEPISSPRNLTNRRNTSVLATMRGRIDSWDAHHSQKAHQTTAKVARAAFQPVASHATQDDLSLEKRACPMTTEHASMNESKDWAADLQRNVLTNMSSHPSDGAPTDRPMPEHVPLSRRWPQSVDLGLLLSPADYLMTNAVGKDRFAPDAQASVSQHTYAQNTTQTSAPRLHITPTTNDSPGNTPAVSLSMPASPMSPIHLVQNVGESLLPNRSCSCPHTTSPFVSSLDHAAIPIPHTFAMKLQPQPRPCPHSLSPRSSCPDGAPRSPRSADPSDLSSPQFKMQELPPPMSTVSPLTTNLEKPGLVAQASLHAPHSMTPAPILLSPSPYPSVPHTM from the coding sequence ATGGGCCGTAAAAAGATCAATATCCAGCCTATCCAAAGCGATAGGAATCGCAAGACAACGTATATCAAGCGGAAGGCTGGTCTTTTCAAGAAAGCGCATGAACTAGCTGTACTCACCAATTCAGATGTGGCAGTGTTGGTCTTTGGTCCCAACGGAAAGCTGGCTGAATTCTGCTCCGGTGAGATTGAAGAGCTTCTACTCCGATATACGGAGCACCATGGCACCATAGAACGCCGTGGACGTGAACACTTTACTCGTATGGGTCATGAATCGCCTTGTCACGAACCTATTTCATCTCCACGAAATCTGACAAACCGTCGTAATACCAGTGTGCTGGCTACTATGCGGGGTCGAATCGACAGCTGGGATGCCCATCACAGCCAAAAGGCTCATCAGACGACCGCGAAAGTCGCGCGAGCTGCTTTCCAACCAGTTGCTTCTCACGCTACCCAGGACGACCTATCTTTAGAGAAGAGGGCATGTCCCATGACAACCGAACACGCATCCATGAATGAGTCCAAAGATTGGGCTGCAGACTTACAACGAAATGTGCTTACGAACATGTCAAGCCACCCCTCAGACGGCGCGCCGACAGATCGGCCGATGCCGGAACATGTGCCCTTATCACGACGGTGGCCACAATCTGTCGATCTGGGCCTGTTGCTTTCGCCTGCCGACTATCTGATGACAAATGCGGTCGGCAAAGATCGTTTTGCTCCCGATGCACAGGCTTCTGTGTCGCAGCACACCTATGCACAGAATACAACCCAGACGTCTGCTCCTCGTTTGCACATCACGCCCACGACGAATGACTCGCCTGGTAATACACCGGCTGTCTCTCTCTCTATGCCAGCTTCACCAATGTCGCCAATACACCTTGTGCAAAATGTAGGCGAGTCATTGCTTCCGAACCGGTCGTGCTCATGCCCTCATACGACCTCGCCCTTCGTGTCGTCGCTTGATCATGCCGCTATACCCATTCCCCACACCTTCGCTATGAAATTGCAGCCGCAGCCACGTCCATGTCCCCACTCTTTGTCACCTAGATCATCTTGTCCAGATGGTGCGCCCAGATCGCCTCGATCGGCCGACCCATCCGACTTGTCTTCTCCCCAATTCAAGATGCAAGAATTGCCCCCGCCGATGTCAACCGTGTCTCCTCTTACGACGAACTTGGAAAAGCCTGGTCTTGTTGCCCAGGCGTCTttgcatgcgccgcattcTATGACACCTGCACCGATCCTACTCTCCCCATCACCTTATCCATCTGTGCCCCATACCATGTGA